The following are from one region of the Synechococcus sp. CBW1108 genome:
- a CDS encoding helix-turn-helix domain-containing protein, producing MPPLVLSDDEVQQLNALAHSRSLPHSIVRRAQIVLACGAGETNTAIAKRMGLTGMTVGKWRRRSGCSVWRDCTTSSGQVGPAPTTTTRWPR from the coding sequence ATGCCCCCGCTGGTTCTCAGCGATGACGAGGTTCAGCAACTTAATGCCCTTGCCCATTCCCGATCCCTGCCGCATTCGATCGTGCGGCGGGCCCAGATCGTGTTGGCCTGCGGTGCCGGTGAAACCAACACCGCCATCGCCAAGCGGATGGGGCTGACGGGGATGACCGTCGGTAAGTGGCGCAGGCGCTCCGGGTGCTCTGTCTGGAGGGACTGCACGACGAGCTCAGGCCAGGTCGGCCCCGCACCTACGACGACGACCAGATGGCCGAGGTGA
- a CDS encoding IS1595 family transposase, protein MARNVIQFQKGLSLPDFQRLYGTEVQCEAALEKARWPGGFRCPRCNGHEHGLVYGRRLKRYQCRSCGHQATLTAGTIMQATKLPLTTWFLAFYMIGQAKTGISSLELSRHLGVNYDTAWLLHHKILRAMADREEAYLLRGKVQIDDSYLGGELPGGKAGRGSENKIPIVAAVSLNEAGRLIHARITAVSGFSSEAIAEWAKRHLAPGSQVLSDGLACFRAVTTAGCSHHAIVTGGKHPNDLPQFRWINTVLGNLKTGFNGTFHAFNFDKYARRYLGGFCFRFNRRFSMVAMTDRIANAVCCCMPCTERDLRVAEAYG, encoded by the coding sequence ATGGCGCGCAACGTCATCCAGTTCCAGAAAGGCCTTTCACTGCCTGACTTCCAGCGGCTCTACGGCACCGAGGTGCAATGTGAGGCTGCTTTGGAGAAGGCGCGCTGGCCCGGTGGGTTCCGCTGTCCCCGCTGCAATGGCCATGAGCATGGGCTGGTCTATGGCCGCAGGCTCAAGCGCTATCAGTGCCGCAGCTGCGGCCATCAGGCCACGCTCACGGCTGGCACGATCATGCAGGCCACGAAATTGCCTCTGACCACCTGGTTTCTGGCCTTTTACATGATCGGGCAGGCCAAAACAGGGATCTCCTCGCTGGAGCTCAGCCGCCACCTGGGCGTGAACTACGACACCGCCTGGCTGCTGCACCACAAGATTCTGCGGGCGATGGCTGATCGGGAGGAGGCTTACCTGCTGCGGGGAAAAGTCCAGATCGATGATTCCTACCTCGGCGGAGAACTGCCGGGCGGCAAGGCAGGTCGGGGTTCAGAGAACAAGATCCCCATCGTCGCGGCCGTCTCCTTGAATGAGGCGGGCCGGCTGATTCACGCCAGGATCACAGCCGTGAGTGGCTTCAGCTCAGAGGCCATCGCTGAGTGGGCCAAGCGCCATCTGGCGCCCGGCAGTCAGGTGCTCTCCGATGGCCTGGCCTGCTTTCGTGCCGTGACCACGGCAGGCTGCAGCCATCACGCCATCGTCACCGGTGGGAAGCACCCAAACGACTTGCCGCAGTTCCGTTGGATCAACACCGTGCTGGGCAACCTCAAGACCGGCTTCAACGGCACCTTCCACGCTTTCAATTTCGACAAGTACGCCAGGCGCTACCTGGGCGGCTTCTGCTTCCGGTTCAACCGGCGCTTCTCGATGGTTGCGATGACTGATCGCATTGCCAATGCGGTCTGTTGCTGCATGCCCTGCACGGAGCGGGATCTCAGGGTTGCGGAGGCTTATGGGTAA
- a CDS encoding transposase: protein MTAPAALRERLGNLTLRPLIDACAAPRPDVLDGPMAAAKLALRTLARRIQSLEQEIGVLRGDLDSLTKAVCPGLRQTYGVGVDSAATLLTAAADNLELFRSDAGFAALCGVSPLPASSGRRIGTS, encoded by the coding sequence GTGACGGCACCGGCGGCCCTGCGGGAGCGACTCGGAAACCTCACCCTGCGGCCTTTGATCGATGCCTGTGCCGCTCCGCGCCCTGATGTTCTTGATGGGCCCATGGCTGCGGCCAAGCTTGCACTCAGGACCCTGGCCCGCCGGATTCAATCCCTGGAGCAGGAGATTGGGGTGCTGCGCGGCGACCTCGATTCCCTCACCAAGGCTGTCTGCCCGGGGCTGCGCCAGACCTACGGCGTGGGCGTCGACAGCGCTGCTACGCTGCTCACCGCCGCCGCTGATAATCTGGAGCTATTTCGCAGCGATGCAGGGTTTGCGGCTCTCTGTGGAGTCAGTCCGCTACCAGCCAGCTCGGGAAGACGAATCGGCACCTCCTGA
- a CDS encoding IS110 family transposase has translation MASLTMAQVCKGREPDVVIGIDTHKDIHVAVALPPNGGRLGEHRIPSTRKGYDDLIVWTEEFGSNSVYAIEGTSS, from the coding sequence ATGGCATCATTAACCATGGCACAGGTCTGCAAGGGCCGAGAACCTGACGTCGTGATCGGTATCGACACCCACAAAGACATTCACGTGGCCGTCGCACTTCCCCCCAATGGCGGCAGGCTCGGAGAGCACCGTATCCCCTCTACTCGCAAGGGATACGACGATCTGATCGTCTGGACCGAGGAGTTTGGCTCCAACTCCGTCTACGCGATTGAAGGTACAAGCTCCTAA
- a CDS encoding FkbM family methyltransferase has protein sequence MDKIKRSIRLSSQSNGKYRRVRDLHRPPYFLKANQTVREICAPDTPGSSSVFVEIVGDDIYNSKLWLKRLPCEPTILDVGSNYGLFSCWIKIRFPRASVTAIEPQPDMLRFLESNAKAFDFKVIPKAVAEDNKPVLMNTSGDPTTSFVIDFPDSTEPQLSPNTTVVESISWQEVFHGNTGMIDLLKCDCEGGERLLLNNLSLLKKSRIIVMEYHFTHVDQAWVLDRFNNAGFTILSNSVGPYSGHLIAAQE, from the coding sequence ATGGATAAAATTAAACGTTCGATCAGGCTTTCCTCTCAAAGCAATGGAAAGTATCGACGCGTAAGAGATTTGCATAGGCCTCCCTATTTTTTAAAAGCTAACCAAACTGTGCGGGAGATTTGCGCCCCCGATACACCAGGATCTTCAAGTGTTTTTGTTGAAATAGTTGGTGACGACATTTACAATAGCAAACTTTGGCTAAAGCGCCTTCCTTGTGAGCCGACTATTCTGGATGTTGGAAGTAACTATGGTTTGTTTTCGTGCTGGATTAAGATTCGTTTTCCGAGGGCCTCAGTTACCGCAATAGAACCTCAACCAGACATGCTTCGATTCCTCGAATCCAATGCAAAGGCCTTTGACTTTAAGGTTATTCCGAAGGCAGTTGCGGAGGATAATAAGCCAGTATTGATGAATACATCAGGCGATCCGACCACTTCATTTGTTATTGATTTTCCTGATAGTACCGAACCGCAATTAAGTCCTAACACGACCGTAGTCGAGTCAATTTCCTGGCAAGAAGTGTTTCATGGTAATACGGGTATGATTGATTTATTGAAATGTGATTGCGAAGGCGGGGAAAGATTGCTCTTGAACAATTTATCTCTGCTGAAGAAAAGTCGCATTATAGTCATGGAGTATCACTTCACTCATGTAGATCAAGCTTGGGTTCTGGACCGATTCAATAATGCAGGATTTACAATATTGAGCAATTCAGTTGGGCCTTATTCGGGGCATTTGATAGCGGCCCAGGAGTGA
- a CDS encoding ISAs1 family transposase gives MKHCRSKGFRVISDRLTYGRQVPFQVSKRERKRGRDHTWTMRGMPAPAWVAENWPGSATILAVRCKGIREGKPIDETRYYVTSLRTAATSRLRHVRDRWSIENSWHWPRDTQLGEDAHRYRESNGLRILATHSSLAMVSFTSPNIGYP, from the coding sequence GTGAAACACTGTCGCAGCAAAGGTTTTCGAGTCATCAGCGATCGCCTGACCTACGGGCGTCAGGTACCGTTCCAGGTCAGCAAACGTGAACGTAAGCGCGGCCGTGACCATACCTGGACGATGCGGGGGATGCCGGCTCCGGCGTGGGTGGCCGAGAACTGGCCGGGGAGCGCCACGATCCTGGCAGTGCGATGCAAGGGCATCCGCGAGGGCAAGCCTATCGACGAGACCCGTTACTACGTCACGAGTTTGCGCACTGCGGCTACGTCGCGGCTGCGGCATGTCCGCGACCGCTGGTCGATCGAAAACTCCTGGCACTGGCCCCGCGACACCCAGCTCGGAGAGGACGCCCACCGCTACCGCGAGAGCAACGGCTTGCGGATCCTGGCCACGCACAGCAGCCTGGCCATGGTAAGTTTCACGAGTCCAAATATTGGTTATCCTTAA
- a CDS encoding acyltransferase — protein sequence MAAEEVGLDSINQTHAGKSKYRPEIDGLRAFAVVALIINHFNKDLLPSGYLGVDIFFVISGYVITSSLAARQSKNFLDFLTGFYERRIKRLVPALVVFVLITSVLICLFINDPEKALKTGGTSIFGLSNLYLLKQSTDYFAESTEFNPFTHTWSLGVEEQFYLLFPFIVWFSGFGQQKVKGARNLFFWVGALTIASLISFIYLYQFNQPAAYFLMPTRFWEMATGCLIFIGFQRRAQIEQVLEQVPPLMVVAAMVGVMFLPNNAAVPATISIAILSAVLIACLKKGSAAFDFFTLNIVAYVGLISYSLYLWHWSVLSISRWTIGIHWWSIPFQVGLMLLLATGSHRWVETRFRGSKGSPIRRRAVSWGLGTSVGTGGVIAALGGQLGGTLFLGNTTQIVDLVAVSQAAPGTNLSYGNCSEYKRETTANCSLKSTGSSVQKLLLIGDIHAAHLFPLIGMLHKQTGIGISGFSQAGQPFPPARYTDSNGRSRDRWEQGNSHTQKFLRSSLTCFREGTFLSFLIA from the coding sequence ATGGCAGCTGAGGAAGTAGGTCTAGACTCCATTAATCAAACCCACGCAGGAAAAAGCAAATACCGCCCCGAGATTGATGGACTGCGGGCATTTGCGGTGGTTGCCTTAATCATCAACCACTTCAACAAGGACCTACTGCCCAGCGGTTATTTGGGTGTTGATATTTTCTTTGTGATCTCTGGATACGTAATCACTTCATCGCTGGCGGCTAGGCAGTCCAAAAACTTTCTGGATTTTCTGACGGGGTTTTATGAGCGCCGCATCAAGCGACTGGTTCCTGCGCTGGTTGTGTTCGTCTTGATCACCAGTGTCCTTATTTGCCTTTTCATTAATGATCCAGAAAAGGCACTGAAAACTGGGGGCACATCAATCTTTGGGTTATCAAACCTCTATTTACTCAAACAATCAACAGACTACTTCGCCGAATCAACAGAATTCAATCCTTTCACGCACACCTGGTCACTTGGCGTAGAAGAGCAGTTCTACCTCTTGTTCCCATTTATCGTCTGGTTCTCAGGGTTTGGGCAGCAGAAGGTCAAAGGAGCAAGAAATCTCTTCTTCTGGGTCGGAGCACTGACGATTGCTTCGCTGATCAGTTTCATTTACCTGTATCAATTCAATCAACCTGCCGCCTACTTCCTAATGCCAACTCGGTTTTGGGAAATGGCAACAGGGTGTCTGATTTTCATAGGCTTTCAGCGTCGAGCACAGATTGAGCAGGTGCTGGAACAGGTTCCTCCTCTTATGGTGGTTGCGGCAATGGTCGGAGTAATGTTCCTGCCAAATAATGCTGCAGTTCCTGCTACAATATCCATTGCAATTCTTTCAGCAGTTCTAATTGCCTGCCTGAAAAAAGGAAGTGCAGCGTTTGACTTTTTCACTCTTAATATTGTCGCCTATGTAGGTTTGATCTCATATTCCCTCTATCTTTGGCACTGGAGTGTTCTTTCCATAAGTCGTTGGACGATTGGCATCCATTGGTGGTCAATTCCGTTCCAAGTCGGATTGATGCTTCTGCTGGCGACTGGGTCACATCGGTGGGTAGAAACTCGATTCAGAGGTTCCAAAGGGTCGCCAATTCGAAGGAGAGCAGTAAGCTGGGGATTGGGAACCTCTGTTGGCACAGGCGGGGTAATAGCTGCACTGGGGGGCCAACTTGGCGGCACTCTATTCCTAGGGAATACAACCCAAATAGTGGATCTTGTTGCGGTTTCTCAAGCAGCACCAGGGACAAATCTCTCTTATGGGAACTGTTCAGAATACAAGCGAGAAACTACTGCCAACTGCTCACTCAAATCAACAGGTTCCTCAGTCCAAAAACTTCTACTCATTGGGGATATTCACGCCGCTCACTTGTTTCCACTTATTGGGATGTTACACAAGCAAACTGGGATTGGCATTTCGGGTTTTTCGCAAGCTGGACAACCATTCCCGCCAGCGAGATACACAGACAGTAATGGGCGATCAAGAGACAGGTGGGAGCAGGGCAATTCACATACCCAGAAGTTCTTAAGGAGCAGTTTGACTTGCTTCAGAGAGGGGACATTCTTGTCGTTTCTAATCGCATAG
- a CDS encoding SGNH hydrolase domain-containing protein, giving the protein MPDKFNLEHDGLILRHADKNWIPIDNHHAFSLWLTEVEKIAKDAYKKGINVILIAPIPVFRGIPSERKPKDELCVKEWFRPIIPKECLGLFREERSVLASRMENINKALSALEATNKNIHIYKAFDFLCPQRLQDCTTYLNGIRIYRDDDHFTAEGSLLVGSHFLDFTTKPGLTRRQAK; this is encoded by the coding sequence TTGCCTGATAAATTTAATTTAGAACATGATGGTCTAATTCTAAGACACGCCGACAAAAACTGGATTCCGATTGACAATCATCACGCATTTTCTTTATGGCTGACTGAGGTTGAAAAGATTGCCAAGGATGCATATAAGAAAGGAATAAATGTTATCCTGATTGCGCCGATCCCAGTCTTCAGGGGTATTCCCAGTGAAAGAAAACCTAAAGATGAACTCTGTGTAAAAGAATGGTTTAGACCCATTATTCCCAAAGAATGCCTCGGGCTTTTCAGGGAGGAACGAAGCGTTCTTGCGTCCAGAATGGAAAATATCAATAAAGCGCTGAGTGCGCTTGAGGCAACTAATAAAAATATTCATATTTACAAAGCTTTTGACTTCCTCTGCCCTCAACGTTTGCAAGATTGCACGACATATCTGAATGGCATAAGGATTTACAGGGATGATGATCATTTTACAGCGGAAGGATCTCTTCTGGTTGGGTCACATTTTTTAGATTTTACCACCAAACCGGGATTGACAAGACGCCAAGCCAAGTAG
- a CDS encoding transposase family protein: MLKSDSAATDLDLISYLKAIPDARMLRGVRIPAWHLLLVAVLGILSYQSLRDLERFAIRHHDALTESLGLGLRRPPSDSAVRYFFRQVDVAALCTAIRDWTIAQILGGASDLDQLVCDDKTLRGSIEPTAGGGSAFIAQVTLYSAALGVAISQACCATGENHERAVLRQLLGELDLEGVLIQADALHTQRPFFGSSRSRGPTSF, encoded by the coding sequence GTGCTCAAAAGCGATTCTGCTGCAACCGATCTCGACCTAATCAGCTACCTCAAGGCGATACCGGATGCCCGGATGCTTCGTGGAGTGCGCATTCCTGCCTGGCACCTCCTTTTGGTGGCAGTGCTGGGCATCCTGAGCTACCAGAGCCTGCGCGATCTGGAGCGCTTTGCCATACGGCACCACGATGCTCTCACCGAGTCGCTGGGCTTGGGGCTGCGGCGACCGCCCTCGGATTCAGCTGTCCGCTACTTCTTCCGGCAAGTTGACGTGGCTGCCCTGTGCACCGCAATCCGGGACTGGACAATTGCTCAGATCCTAGGTGGGGCAAGCGATCTTGACCAGCTGGTCTGTGATGACAAGACCTTGAGAGGCTCGATTGAGCCCACAGCTGGTGGCGGCTCGGCGTTCATTGCCCAGGTGACGCTCTACTCCGCGGCACTGGGCGTGGCCATCAGCCAGGCCTGCTGCGCCACCGGCGAAAACCACGAGCGGGCGGTGCTGCGGCAGCTGCTCGGCGAGCTGGATCTCGAGGGCGTGCTCATCCAGGCGGACGCGCTCCATACCCAGCGCCCGTTTTTCGGCAGCTCCAGGAGCAGGGGGCCGACTTCCTTCTGA
- a CDS encoding transposase has protein sequence MKANQKTLHRQIQCQFQGKRHIPFVAMDHEIGYGRNIAWTLRAKQAPERIREAWIGTSWIVEMTADGVREGKSFRATHLFLTSLRTTPEALLRLVRDRWSNECWHWIRDTKVHEDAHRYRGNGAGVMATLRTAALNLLRLGGFQSIRAGMQAVMHDSTALLAMVRRRPQTDSC, from the coding sequence GTGAAAGCCAATCAGAAGACGCTGCATCGCCAGATCCAATGTCAGTTCCAGGGAAAGCGCCACATCCCCTTTGTGGCAATGGATCACGAGATCGGCTACGGCCGTAACATCGCCTGGACCCTACGCGCCAAACAAGCACCAGAGCGCATCCGTGAGGCATGGATTGGCACCAGCTGGATCGTAGAGATGACCGCCGATGGCGTCCGTGAAGGCAAGTCATTTCGGGCGACCCACCTGTTTCTCACAAGCCTGCGCACCACCCCAGAAGCACTGCTGCGACTGGTACGCGACCGCTGGAGCAATGAGTGTTGGCACTGGATTCGGGACACCAAGGTCCATGAGGACGCCCACCGCTACCGCGGCAATGGCGCCGGGGTGATGGCCACGCTGCGAACGGCTGCACTGAACCTGCTACGGCTGGGCGGTTTTCAGTCAATTCGCGCTGGCATGCAGGCGGTGATGCACGACAGCACGGCGCTGCTCGCGATGGTGCGGCGACGCCCTCAGACCGACTCTTGCTGA
- a CDS encoding transposase, whose protein sequence is MAYVDETAAPTGKRGWQWVMVTPVVTVFLQGLSRSAAAAIELLGNAFGGIVVSDRFSAYNHLPVMQRQLY, encoded by the coding sequence GTGGCCTACGTCGATGAGACCGCCGCCCCCACCGGCAAGCGGGGCTGGCAGTGGGTGATGGTGACCCCAGTGGTGACGGTGTTTCTACAGGGGCTGAGCCGCTCAGCCGCCGCTGCGATCGAACTACTGGGGAACGCCTTTGGCGGCATTGTGGTGAGCGATCGCTTCTCGGCCTACAACCACCTGCCGGTGATGCAAAGGCAGCTGTATTAG
- a CDS encoding IS5 family transposase codes for MYVFQHAGQLSIEEFYTPFGGKLDPNNRWLLLRNLIPWMPLESQYAPQFSAKTGAPAKPFQMAFGALYIQQRLGVTDRETVQLITESPYLQFFIGLSAYQAMPPFDPSMMVHFRKRIGPDLIKICNDMTKANGIAMIKEMLVSAEEDDSEQEEEQQLAAIDEALGVKPATLDPESNWGTLILDATCVPDDIPYPVDLRLLNEAREATEKIIDELFKQLQGKINRKPRCNRDKARNRFLAIIKKKKPKCAEIREVKRFQLNEIRRNLRAIDQMIHCGAMLLELGTQLYRKLLITSELYRQQQEMYDADSRRIDDRIVNLSKPHVRPIVRGKAGRRTEFGAKISISDDNGFVDVDRISWDNYNEANDLIARTKQYKEERGYYPARICADSIYMTLGNKKFCAENNIRLSGRPRKKQVEAEVQTAEQQELFKSDLRKRSVIEGRIGTSKRKYGLDRIMTKLIETSRTVITMAFFVMNAEKVLRLLRLLLSILVSVYILMLYLLASWRRPALLWAA; via the coding sequence ATGTACGTTTTTCAGCACGCAGGTCAGCTATCGATCGAGGAGTTTTACACGCCCTTCGGCGGCAAACTAGATCCTAATAATCGCTGGCTTCTGCTTCGTAACCTGATTCCATGGATGCCGCTGGAAAGCCAGTATGCACCCCAATTCAGTGCCAAGACAGGAGCACCGGCCAAGCCGTTTCAGATGGCGTTCGGTGCGCTGTACATCCAGCAACGCCTGGGAGTGACAGACCGCGAAACAGTTCAGCTGATCACGGAATCACCGTATCTACAATTTTTCATTGGCTTGAGTGCATACCAGGCAATGCCCCCGTTTGATCCATCGATGATGGTGCATTTTCGTAAGCGCATTGGCCCTGATCTGATCAAGATCTGCAATGACATGACCAAGGCCAATGGCATTGCGATGATTAAAGAGATGCTGGTTTCGGCGGAGGAGGATGATAGCGAACAAGAAGAGGAGCAACAGCTTGCTGCCATCGACGAAGCGCTAGGGGTGAAGCCTGCAACGTTGGATCCTGAAAGTAACTGGGGTACTCTGATTCTTGATGCAACCTGCGTGCCTGATGACATTCCCTACCCAGTAGATCTGAGGTTGCTCAACGAAGCGAGAGAGGCCACTGAGAAGATCATCGACGAACTGTTCAAGCAGTTGCAGGGAAAGATCAATCGTAAACCCCGCTGCAACCGGGATAAAGCTCGGAATCGGTTTCTGGCGATCATCAAGAAGAAAAAGCCCAAATGCGCCGAGATCCGTGAAGTCAAGCGCTTTCAGCTCAACGAGATCCGGAGAAACCTCAGAGCAATTGATCAGATGATCCATTGCGGTGCCATGCTTTTGGAGCTTGGAACCCAGCTCTACCGCAAGCTGCTGATCACCAGTGAACTGTACCGGCAGCAGCAGGAGATGTATGACGCTGATAGCCGGCGCATCGACGATCGGATTGTCAATTTGTCAAAACCACACGTGCGGCCGATCGTGAGGGGCAAGGCGGGAAGGCGAACAGAGTTCGGTGCGAAGATCTCAATATCAGATGATAATGGCTTTGTCGATGTGGATCGAATCAGCTGGGACAACTACAATGAAGCCAACGACCTGATCGCACGTACCAAGCAATACAAGGAAGAGCGAGGGTACTATCCAGCACGAATCTGTGCCGATTCAATCTATATGACATTAGGCAACAAGAAGTTCTGCGCAGAAAATAACATCAGACTCAGTGGCCGTCCACGCAAGAAGCAGGTAGAGGCCGAGGTGCAGACAGCAGAGCAACAAGAGCTTTTTAAATCAGACTTGAGAAAGCGTTCCGTGATCGAGGGAAGAATCGGAACGAGCAAACGGAAATATGGACTGGATCGGATCATGACCAAGCTGATTGAAACATCAAGAACGGTGATCACGATGGCGTTCTTTGTGATGAATGCCGAGAAGGTTCTCAGGCTACTGCGCCTCTTATTATCTATTCTTGTCTCTGTGTACATCCTGATGCTCTATTTGCTCGCCTCCTGGCGCCGTCCAGCGCTTCTGTGGGCTGCTTAG
- a CDS encoding acyltransferase, whose translation MVAVIINHFNKDLLPSGYLGVDIFFVISGYVITSSLAGRESKNFLDFLTGFYARRIKRLVPALVVFVLITSVLICLFNPEPGVALKTGIASLFGLSNLYLLKHSTDYFAQSTELNPFVHTWSLGVEEQFYLLFPFLIWFSGFGQQAAKGARNLFFWVGALTIASLIGFICLYQVNQHAAYFLMPTRFWEMAAGCLLFIGFQKRAKFEQALEQVPPLLVVAAMVGVMYLPVAAAVPATIGIVVLSAVMIACLKRGTVAYKFFTFEKVVYIGLISYSLYLWNWTVLSISRWTIGIHWWSVPIQVGLMILLTMCSYRFTECPIRQNKFSVKNIIIAGIFSITLSAVTIGAALLRFGLASAVYLGDKSHQLIATSLNIKPNTLKECGIDAKIYQAITSNIVTYCSKWNSKNPTLWFVGDSHSAMLYPMAYQLSLKLKTRSILISENGTTFHLQVTRWTKDMEKQSGLWPSVRRRWTLLKN comes from the coding sequence GTGGTTGCCGTGATCATCAACCACTTCAACAAGGACTTGTTGCCAAGCGGATATTTGGGCGTTGATATTTTCTTTGTAATCTCTGGGTATGTGATCACTTCATCGCTTGCAGGAAGGGAGTCCAAGAACTTCCTTGATTTTCTGACGGGGTTTTATGCGCGAAGGATCAAGCGCCTGGTGCCTGCGTTGGTGGTTTTTGTCCTGATCACCAGTGTTCTTATTTGCCTTTTCAATCCAGAACCAGGGGTGGCGCTGAAGACGGGAATTGCCTCACTTTTTGGTTTGTCAAACCTATACCTCCTCAAGCATTCAACTGACTACTTCGCCCAATCAACCGAACTAAATCCTTTCGTCCATACCTGGTCACTGGGCGTAGAGGAGCAGTTCTACCTCTTGTTCCCATTCCTGATCTGGTTCTCTGGGTTCGGGCAGCAGGCAGCAAAAGGCGCAAGAAACCTGTTCTTTTGGGTTGGGGCACTGACGATTGCTTCACTCATCGGATTCATTTGCCTCTATCAGGTCAATCAACATGCCGCTTACTTCCTGATGCCAACCCGCTTTTGGGAAATGGCAGCAGGATGCCTGCTTTTTATCGGGTTTCAGAAGCGGGCAAAGTTTGAGCAAGCACTTGAGCAAGTTCCCCCTCTCCTGGTTGTGGCAGCGATGGTTGGGGTGATGTATTTGCCAGTTGCAGCTGCGGTTCCCGCCACCATTGGGATTGTGGTGCTCTCAGCAGTTATGATCGCCTGCCTGAAAAGGGGAACTGTCGCCTACAAGTTTTTTACGTTTGAGAAGGTGGTTTATATCGGTTTGATTTCTTATTCGCTTTATCTCTGGAACTGGACAGTCCTTTCAATAAGTCGCTGGACTATTGGCATACACTGGTGGTCAGTGCCGATTCAGGTCGGACTGATGATACTTCTTACAATGTGCTCTTACAGGTTTACCGAATGTCCAATCAGACAGAATAAATTCTCGGTAAAAAATATAATTATAGCAGGAATTTTTTCAATTACCCTAAGCGCAGTGACTATTGGAGCAGCATTATTGCGCTTTGGACTTGCATCCGCTGTCTACCTAGGAGATAAATCACACCAGTTAATTGCCACCTCGCTTAATATCAAACCTAATACTCTCAAAGAGTGCGGCATAGATGCAAAGATTTATCAAGCGATAACTAGTAACATTGTCACCTACTGTAGCAAGTGGAATTCCAAGAACCCTACTTTATGGTTTGTAGGAGATAGTCATAGCGCGATGCTTTATCCTATGGCGTATCAACTTTCGCTAAAGTTAAAAACAAGATCGATTTTGATTAGCGAGAATGGAACAACCTTCCATCTACAAGTTACAAGGTGGACAAAAGATATGGAGAAACAATCGGGATTATGGCCAAGCGTGCGCAGACGATGGACTTTGCTGAAAAATTAA
- a CDS encoding SGNH hydrolase domain-containing protein gives MLKGEKRWWNEKYVNILNAQAALKNQNHNISILDSFSLLCGVTYCNYWNRDYLYSDSNHLTQYSVLNLYLPRFLG, from the coding sequence ATGCTAAAAGGCGAAAAGCGATGGTGGAACGAAAAATACGTCAATATCCTGAATGCTCAGGCGGCGCTAAAAAATCAAAATCACAACATCTCAATCCTAGACTCATTCTCGTTGCTGTGTGGAGTCACATATTGCAACTATTGGAATCGTGATTATCTTTATAGTGATTCGAATCACCTAACCCAATATTCAGTTTTAAATCTCTATTTGCCGCGTTTTCTGGGCTAA